One genomic segment of Chitinophaga sancti includes these proteins:
- a CDS encoding glycosyltransferase translates to MLSIIICSIDPERVRTVTANIHATIGVEHEVIIINNAKELGGMGAGYNTGAARARYDTICFMHDDIEFLKADWGQCVLSHFKSDANLGLIGIAGSRYKSKTISGWWTNQATADCCNIYQRNLKGKDRKFLLRPAGKNGVIVPVKSLDGVWLCTRKRIWEEFPFNTADLKGFHFYDLDISLRISEIYTVGVVYDIDLVHFSKGNFGDEWVRGAISFHEEVNKVALPVSLDTPAENAEAHVCKSWLRRLRIEKISWENRKLWVKAGHAMDFPGLWGTVAGFYFPYLKQAKMKLKELIS, encoded by the coding sequence ATGCTGTCAATCATTATCTGTTCCATCGATCCTGAGCGGGTTCGAACGGTCACTGCAAATATCCATGCTACCATTGGCGTGGAACATGAAGTGATCATCATTAATAATGCAAAAGAGTTAGGTGGAATGGGGGCCGGTTATAACACCGGTGCGGCCCGTGCCAGATACGATACCATCTGCTTTATGCATGATGACATTGAATTCCTGAAAGCTGACTGGGGCCAATGTGTACTTTCCCATTTTAAATCTGATGCCAACCTCGGCCTGATCGGTATTGCCGGCAGCCGGTACAAAAGCAAAACCATCTCCGGCTGGTGGACGAACCAGGCTACGGCTGATTGCTGTAATATCTACCAACGTAATCTTAAAGGCAAAGACAGGAAGTTCCTGCTGCGCCCGGCGGGAAAGAACGGGGTGATTGTGCCTGTGAAAAGTCTGGATGGGGTATGGTTATGTACCCGCAAGCGCATATGGGAGGAGTTTCCGTTTAATACAGCTGACCTGAAAGGGTTTCATTTTTACGACCTGGATATCAGTTTGAGAATATCAGAGATATATACCGTGGGGGTAGTGTACGATATAGACCTTGTGCATTTTTCCAAAGGGAATTTTGGAGACGAGTGGGTGAGGGGAGCGATCTCCTTTCACGAAGAGGTGAATAAAGTAGCATTGCCAGTAAGTCTGGATACGCCTGCAGAAAATGCAGAAGCGCATGTGTGTAAGTCGTGGCTGAGGAGATTAAGGATTGAAAAGATCAGCTGGGAGAATAGGAAGTTGTGGGTGAAGGCGGGGCATGCAATGGATTTCCCCGGTTTGTGGGGAACAGTGGCAGGTTTTTATTTCCCTTATCTGAAGCAGGCGAAGATGAAATTGAAGGAATTGATTTCTTAA
- a CDS encoding lipopolysaccharide biosynthesis protein produces the protein MSTIRKKGIITTVFIYAGFLLGALNTYLYAKYFQPDQTGLTRVLLDIAVLSSSFALLGTNSVVVKFFPYYKNFHKENKSELVTISFVLSLIGCLIVFMSFSTFLKPFIIKKFIGKAPLLVEYFYLVFPLMLFLTLFQVLEAQTWTIQKGHVANLLKEVLFRGMNTILNLLFIGGVLTFPLYADLFSFQYFAIFAALIIYLLCIRQLKMSFRISKLTKRLWKRIVPYALFVLGSNVISLMSTTMDGIIISSLMGLSFTSVFINTQYISNFIVVPYRAALSMAAGPISQAWKDRDILKLDRIYKKTSLNLLIVSSFIFAMIMLNWDDLLDWVKPDPIYHLGKPVMFYLGLYQVIELGTGMNSAIILTSRRWKFELYSNIILLLLTLPLTYFLIKHMGMIGAALATLISRTIFNFIRYVFLYKVYNLQPFTKKTILALLIPIVVYVPVAYTIHLHDPLMGLIVRSTVFTAVYALLLLQLRVSEDVMQVFETVKKRMGKLINR, from the coding sequence ATGAGTACCATCAGGAAAAAAGGTATCATCACTACAGTTTTCATTTATGCCGGATTCTTATTAGGAGCGCTGAATACTTACCTTTATGCCAAATATTTTCAACCTGACCAAACTGGTTTAACCCGCGTACTGCTTGACATTGCGGTGCTTTCGAGCAGTTTTGCCCTGCTGGGTACAAACAGTGTGGTGGTCAAGTTTTTCCCTTATTACAAAAACTTTCATAAGGAGAATAAAAGTGAGCTGGTCACCATCTCATTTGTCCTTTCCCTGATTGGCTGCCTGATCGTATTCATGAGTTTCAGCACGTTCCTGAAACCCTTTATTATCAAGAAGTTCATTGGAAAAGCGCCATTGCTGGTAGAATATTTTTACCTGGTATTCCCACTCATGTTGTTCCTCACACTGTTCCAGGTGCTGGAAGCACAGACCTGGACCATTCAGAAAGGGCATGTGGCCAATTTGCTGAAAGAAGTACTGTTCAGGGGGATGAATACCATACTGAACCTGCTGTTCATCGGTGGAGTGCTTACATTCCCACTGTACGCCGATCTATTCAGCTTTCAGTATTTTGCCATCTTTGCGGCGCTGATCATTTACCTGCTATGTATCAGGCAATTAAAAATGTCGTTCCGGATCAGCAAACTCACCAAGCGATTGTGGAAGAGGATAGTGCCATATGCATTGTTTGTACTGGGGAGTAACGTGATTTCCCTGATGAGTACTACCATGGATGGTATTATCATTTCGAGCCTGATGGGGTTGAGTTTCACATCGGTGTTCATTAATACACAGTATATTTCGAACTTCATTGTAGTGCCTTACAGGGCGGCACTCAGTATGGCAGCAGGCCCTATTTCCCAGGCCTGGAAGGATAGAGATATCCTGAAGCTGGATCGGATTTATAAAAAGACTTCATTGAACCTGCTCATCGTATCCAGTTTTATTTTTGCGATGATCATGCTGAACTGGGATGATTTGCTGGATTGGGTAAAACCGGATCCCATTTATCATTTGGGGAAGCCCGTGATGTTTTACCTGGGACTTTACCAGGTGATTGAGTTGGGCACAGGTATGAACAGTGCAATTATCCTTACTTCCCGAAGGTGGAAATTTGAATTGTATTCGAATATTATCCTGTTGTTACTCACCCTGCCGCTGACTTATTTCCTGATCAAGCATATGGGAATGATCGGGGCAGCGCTGGCTACCCTGATATCAAGGACTATTTTTAATTTTATCAGGTATGTGTTTTTGTATAAGGTCTATAATTTACAACCGTTTACAAAGAAGACAATACTAGCCTTACTGATACCGATAGTAGTGTATGTACCAGTGGCTTACACTATCCACCTGCACGATCCACTGATGGGATTAATTGTAAGATCTACAGTGTTTACAGCAGTGTATGCACTGTTGCTGTTGCAACTGAGGGTATCCGAGGACGTGATGCAGGTGTTTGAAACGGTAAAGAAACGTATGGGAAAACTGATAAATCGTTAA
- a CDS encoding glycosyltransferase family 2 protein, with protein MMNPEQIKVSICIPAYKQVDYLRRLLDSLVTQTMKNLEVVITDDSPDHTVEQVVNEYVQKLPIRYYRNVPARGMPGNWNTCLDLAKGDYIKIMHDDDWFMHPHSLETLCKALDDHPTHDFAYSAFYNYYLFTGEKKEMTSPGWFRKAFAKAPVNVLFDNLVGPPSVVIHRNKPAYRYDEKVRWTVDVDFYIRLLNMHPGFTYIPEPLCYVGMGKEQITEEVHGVKEVFIPEYFYVLQKMGDGPFRSILVYDFFWRLMRNMKIKGVMDIRNAGYEGPLPLVTNYVLRWQRIFPAGWLKFGPLSKLTMGFSFLFAPKPKV; from the coding sequence ATGATGAACCCGGAACAGATAAAAGTCTCGATATGTATTCCTGCTTATAAACAGGTAGATTACCTGCGTCGTTTACTCGATTCATTAGTGACACAAACGATGAAGAACCTGGAAGTAGTAATTACAGACGATAGTCCAGATCATACCGTAGAGCAGGTGGTAAATGAGTATGTGCAGAAGTTACCCATCCGCTACTATAGAAATGTGCCTGCCAGGGGGATGCCGGGCAACTGGAATACCTGCCTGGATCTGGCAAAGGGAGATTATATCAAGATCATGCACGATGACGACTGGTTTATGCATCCGCATTCCCTGGAAACCCTCTGCAAGGCGCTGGATGACCATCCCACACACGATTTCGCTTATTCCGCTTTCTATAATTACTATCTTTTTACCGGTGAAAAAAAGGAAATGACCTCCCCGGGGTGGTTCAGGAAAGCCTTTGCAAAAGCACCGGTAAATGTATTGTTTGATAATCTGGTAGGTCCGCCAAGTGTGGTCATTCATCGTAACAAACCTGCTTATCGCTATGACGAAAAGGTACGCTGGACGGTGGATGTAGACTTCTACATCCGATTGCTGAATATGCATCCGGGGTTTACATATATTCCGGAACCATTGTGCTATGTGGGTATGGGTAAGGAGCAGATTACCGAAGAGGTACATGGGGTGAAAGAAGTGTTTATCCCTGAATATTTTTATGTGTTGCAGAAGATGGGGGATGGGCCTTTCAGAAGTATATTGGTATACGACTTTTTCTGGCGCCTGATGAGAAATATGAAAATAAAAGGTGTAATGGATATCCGCAACGCGGGCTATGAAGGGCCTTTGCCACTTGTCACGAATTATGTGTTGAGGTGGCAGCGTATCTTCCCTGCGGGATGGTTGAAGTTCGGGCCATTGTCTAAACTGACGATGGGATTTTCTTTTTTATTTGCACCTAAACCTAAAGTGTAA
- a CDS encoding glycosyltransferase family 2 protein, whose translation MQLSVIIVNYNSHGLINDCIDTIVSQTKEISYEVIVVDNQSAAGSLAQIVSKHPFVKPIEMGYNGGYSRANNAGLRAAAGDYLLLLNPDTLILNGALDKCVQRFSTSDFAACGVQQLNADHTTQISGNYFMIGGLNHLLPLPYWGKVLRWVAFKMKTKVPNVQQASSVHEVDWISGAFLMIKRSTLEKAGYMDEDFFLYAEEVEWCSRIKKIGQLAIFGDINIVHLQGETTGEAFDSADKGYQGLFDRKALQVMLSNHVRVRKQFGVFWFLFLLLNYSFAVPVFFFGSIIENLLKGRNPFKYMPQVWGLTKNVFALWQFSPIIIRNKPHFYKVL comes from the coding sequence ATGCAGCTGTCTGTCATTATTGTAAATTATAATAGCCATGGCCTGATCAATGATTGTATTGATACGATTGTGAGTCAGACAAAGGAGATTAGTTATGAAGTCATCGTAGTAGATAATCAGTCGGCTGCTGGTAGTTTAGCACAGATTGTATCAAAGCATCCGTTTGTTAAACCTATTGAGATGGGCTATAATGGCGGATATTCAAGGGCGAATAATGCGGGGTTGCGGGCGGCTGCAGGCGACTATTTACTGTTACTGAATCCTGATACATTGATCCTGAACGGCGCCCTGGATAAATGTGTGCAACGCTTCAGCACCAGTGATTTTGCGGCTTGTGGGGTACAGCAGTTGAATGCGGACCATACCACCCAAATCTCTGGTAATTACTTTATGATAGGGGGACTGAATCATTTATTGCCTTTACCTTATTGGGGCAAGGTATTACGATGGGTCGCTTTTAAGATGAAGACGAAAGTGCCGAATGTACAACAGGCAAGCAGTGTGCACGAAGTAGATTGGATCAGTGGAGCGTTTTTGATGATTAAGAGAAGTACGTTGGAAAAAGCGGGCTATATGGATGAAGATTTCTTTTTGTATGCAGAAGAAGTAGAGTGGTGTAGCAGGATAAAAAAGATCGGTCAACTCGCCATTTTCGGTGATATCAATATTGTCCATTTACAGGGCGAGACGACGGGTGAGGCTTTTGATTCGGCAGACAAAGGCTACCAGGGTTTATTTGACCGAAAAGCCCTGCAGGTAATGCTTTCCAATCATGTAAGAGTACGGAAACAGTTCGGCGTATTCTGGTTTTTGTTTTTATTATTGAATTATTCCTTTGCGGTGCCGGTGTTCTTTTTTGGTAGCATCATAGAGAACTTATTGAAGGGCCGTAATCCGTTTAAATATATGCCGCAGGTGTGGGGACTAACAAAGAATGTTTTTGCTTTGTGGCAATTCAGTCCGATCATTATCAGGAATAAACCGCATTTTTATAAGGTATTGTAG
- a CDS encoding YfhO family protein — protein sequence MKPDWFKKFLPHIIAIGILLLLAIIYCKPVLDGQVLTQGDNIQWQAMAKQSLDYKAAHGEAPLWTNSMFGGMPSYQIVLESREPFNISDLGKVFTLWMPKPINFFFLAGLSFYLLCMVLGVRSWIGLLGAVAYAYSSYDPIIIGAGHDTKMMAIGYLPAVLAGIIMLTQKKYIKGVAVTALFMSLLIASNHMQVTYYFLLLLAVLGVVFAIYTIRAKDYKHLIITGVLVIAATGLSMAVNTMAMWTTYEYSKETIRGGKSELTQKAADTKGSGLDKEYAFRWSYGIFETFTFVVPNLYGGSSQGELTESSETYKTLKSLGVPDQQANQMIKAWPLYWGEQPGTSGPVYLGIVICFLAIFSFRLIRSWHKWWILAISILAVLMSYGSNLAFFNYALFDYLPFYNKFRAPSMVLIIPQLTLVILAVLGLQALLDPTLKKADLVANLKRSGIVMGVILGVLLVLSVTLGWSNNSDQMMAQQFKQMAGGSDDIANQLMRALHADRASLYRSDVFRAIILFALAFGLIWYYLKDKIRMQWLAGGLIVLVLFDLLQVDTRYLNSDNYVEESKYQGNFSPSPADQQIAEDKDPYFRVFNVTKGDPFSDAMTSYFHNSVGGYHAAKLILYQDLIENQISRNNINVLNMLNAKYIVAPGQQGQPVVQRNPQALGNAWFVKDIVWVPNADAEMKALDNLNTKDSVVIDQRFKAAVKAQPVYDSAATIALVKNDVDQISYTSNAATPQFAVFSEVYYKEGWKAYIDGVETEYVRVDYALRGLSVPAGKHEIVFKFHPKSYYLGDQIGFFSSLIVMLLLIGAVVMEFRKKKVVA from the coding sequence ATGAAACCTGATTGGTTCAAGAAATTTCTGCCACATATCATCGCAATCGGGATACTCCTGTTGCTGGCAATCATCTATTGTAAACCAGTGCTGGACGGACAGGTCCTGACACAGGGCGATAATATCCAATGGCAGGCTATGGCCAAGCAATCGCTTGATTACAAAGCCGCCCATGGCGAAGCCCCTCTATGGACCAACAGTATGTTCGGCGGGATGCCTTCCTACCAGATCGTATTGGAAAGCCGCGAGCCCTTCAACATTTCCGACCTCGGAAAGGTATTCACACTCTGGATGCCTAAACCGATCAACTTCTTCTTTCTCGCGGGCCTCTCCTTCTACCTACTTTGTATGGTACTGGGTGTCCGCTCCTGGATCGGCCTTCTCGGTGCTGTCGCCTATGCCTATTCCAGTTATGACCCCATTATCATAGGTGCGGGTCACGACACCAAGATGATGGCCATCGGTTACCTGCCTGCTGTTCTGGCGGGTATTATCATGCTCACGCAAAAGAAATACATCAAAGGGGTGGCAGTCACTGCACTGTTCATGTCCCTCCTCATAGCTTCGAACCACATGCAGGTAACTTACTACTTCCTGTTGCTGCTGGCCGTACTGGGGGTTGTATTTGCCATATATACCATCCGTGCAAAGGATTATAAACACCTCATTATTACCGGGGTGCTGGTTATAGCCGCTACAGGTTTAAGTATGGCGGTAAATACCATGGCTATGTGGACGACCTACGAATACTCCAAAGAGACCATTCGTGGTGGTAAATCAGAACTCACACAGAAAGCTGCCGATACCAAAGGCAGTGGCCTGGATAAGGAATATGCGTTCCGCTGGAGCTATGGTATTTTCGAGACGTTTACGTTCGTAGTACCGAACCTGTATGGTGGTAGCTCACAGGGCGAACTGACAGAAAGTTCCGAGACCTATAAGACACTGAAATCACTGGGCGTGCCTGACCAACAGGCCAACCAGATGATCAAAGCATGGCCGCTTTACTGGGGTGAACAACCGGGTACTTCCGGTCCGGTGTACCTGGGTATTGTGATCTGCTTCCTCGCGATCTTTAGTTTCAGACTGATCAGGTCATGGCATAAATGGTGGATCCTCGCGATTTCTATATTGGCAGTCCTCATGAGCTATGGTAGTAACCTGGCTTTCTTCAACTATGCGCTGTTTGACTACCTGCCGTTCTACAATAAATTCAGAGCGCCAAGCATGGTGCTGATTATCCCACAGCTGACACTGGTCATACTGGCGGTGCTGGGTCTGCAGGCTTTGCTGGATCCTACATTGAAGAAAGCAGACCTGGTAGCGAACCTGAAGCGCTCAGGCATCGTGATGGGTGTGATTTTAGGCGTGCTGTTAGTACTGTCTGTAACCCTGGGCTGGTCTAATAATTCAGATCAGATGATGGCACAGCAGTTCAAGCAGATGGCGGGAGGTAGTGATGATATTGCAAATCAGCTGATGCGTGCATTGCATGCGGACAGAGCATCCCTGTATAGAAGTGATGTGTTCAGAGCAATCATTTTGTTTGCGCTGGCATTTGGACTGATCTGGTATTACCTGAAAGATAAAATCAGGATGCAGTGGCTGGCTGGTGGTCTAATCGTACTGGTGTTGTTTGATTTACTGCAGGTAGATACCCGTTACCTGAATTCCGATAATTATGTAGAGGAATCCAAGTACCAGGGTAACTTCAGTCCTTCACCTGCCGATCAGCAGATTGCAGAAGATAAAGATCCTTATTTCAGGGTGTTTAATGTAACGAAAGGTGATCCGTTTAGCGATGCGATGACTTCTTATTTTCATAATTCAGTGGGTGGATATCATGCGGCAAAGCTAATATTGTACCAGGACCTGATTGAGAATCAGATCAGCAGGAATAATATCAATGTGCTGAATATGCTGAATGCAAAGTATATCGTGGCACCGGGTCAGCAGGGACAGCCTGTGGTACAAAGGAATCCGCAGGCGTTGGGGAATGCATGGTTTGTAAAAGATATCGTGTGGGTACCGAATGCTGATGCGGAAATGAAGGCGCTGGACAATCTGAATACAAAGGATTCTGTGGTGATCGATCAGCGTTTTAAAGCTGCGGTGAAAGCACAACCAGTGTACGATTCGGCTGCGACCATCGCTTTGGTGAAGAATGATGTGGATCAGATAAGTTATACTTCCAATGCGGCTACGCCACAATTTGCAGTGTTTAGTGAGGTGTATTATAAGGAGGGCTGGAAAGCGTATATTGATGGTGTGGAGACGGAGTATGTGAGAGTGGATTATGCACTGAGAGGGTTGTCTGTACCGGCAGGAAAACATGAGATTGTGTTTAAGTTCCATCCGAAGAGTTACTATTTAGGGGATCAGATTGGGTTCTTTAGTTCTCTGATAGTGATGTTGTTGTTGATTGGCGCGGTGGTAATGGAGTTCAGGAAGAAGAAAGTGGTCGCTTAA
- a CDS encoding glycosyltransferase, giving the protein MQIAISIVICSYNREAYIIQAIDSLYQQDLDKKLYEVIVVDNNSQDNTAEKVREYIATHPDMQLSYHLEKRQGASYARNTGAELSTGKLICCMDDDAVAMPGYLQNIITFFDTHPEATGLGGRIIPRYIPAEPKWMSHYVSSLVGNFDYSPETKPFDNGRYPLESNMIVKREDFFAVKGFNTSLPGVKGTLRIGGEGKEFFYKLIERGGVIWYDPTVIVHHVVEVKKLTAEYMYRVASGIGRGEKVRMKEKGGGATFKKGIEYLFKLGASVVIGGYYLLQGRPAKSWPVIQFRIDVLKGFWEPVHLPEAHS; this is encoded by the coding sequence ATGCAAATTGCCATTTCCATAGTCATATGCTCTTATAACAGGGAGGCCTATATTATACAGGCCATCGATAGCCTATACCAGCAGGACCTTGACAAGAAACTGTATGAGGTGATTGTGGTGGACAATAACAGCCAGGATAATACTGCCGAAAAAGTAAGGGAATACATTGCTACCCACCCGGATATGCAGCTCTCCTACCACCTGGAAAAACGTCAGGGCGCTTCGTACGCCCGTAATACCGGGGCGGAACTGTCTACCGGCAAATTGATCTGCTGTATGGATGACGATGCTGTGGCCATGCCGGGGTATTTGCAGAATATCATTACTTTCTTTGATACGCATCCGGAGGCCACCGGTCTCGGCGGACGCATTATTCCAAGATATATACCTGCTGAGCCAAAGTGGATGTCGCATTATGTATCTTCCCTGGTGGGGAATTTTGATTATAGTCCGGAGACGAAGCCGTTCGACAACGGGCGTTATCCATTGGAATCTAATATGATTGTGAAAAGGGAGGATTTCTTTGCGGTGAAAGGGTTTAATACCAGTTTGCCGGGGGTGAAAGGGACTTTGAGGATTGGTGGTGAAGGAAAGGAGTTCTTTTATAAACTGATTGAGAGAGGTGGCGTGATCTGGTATGATCCGACGGTGATTGTACATCATGTGGTGGAAGTGAAGAAGTTAACGGCTGAGTATATGTACAGGGTGGCTTCCGGGATTGGCCGTGGGGAAAAGGTGAGGATGAAGGAGAAAGGTGGCGGGGCGACTTTTAAGAAAGGGATAGAGTACTTATTTAAGCTGGGTGCTTCGGTAGTGATTGGGGGGTATTATTTATTGCAGGGAAGGCCGGCGAAGTCATGGCCGGTGATTCAGTTCAGGATTGATGTATTGAAAGGGTTCTGGGAACCGGTACATTTGCCGGAGGCGCATTCGTAA
- a CDS encoding queuosine precursor transporter — protein sequence MINNLLKDKPTKLFLIFCSFFVANALIAECIGGKIFSLERLLGLPVHTFTIFGYPGLSFNLTCGVLLWPLEFVLTDVVNEYFGPKAVRRISYIAVGLISYAFLMFYIAIKVPPADWWLGSSAQDGVPNMQDAFGSIFGQGMWIIFASIMAFLVSQIVDVTVFHRIKRATGEKHVWLRATGSTIISQLVDSFIVLFIAFKIGKDWSWQQVLAICVVNYTYKFVMAIALTPLIYFLEGRVEKYLGKETTVRMKAAAMGKEEA from the coding sequence ATGATAAACAATTTACTGAAAGATAAGCCGACGAAACTATTCCTGATCTTCTGTAGTTTCTTCGTGGCGAATGCATTGATAGCTGAGTGTATAGGTGGTAAGATCTTCTCTCTTGAGAGGCTTTTAGGCCTGCCGGTGCATACCTTCACAATTTTCGGGTATCCCGGGTTGTCATTCAATCTTACCTGTGGGGTGTTGTTATGGCCATTAGAGTTTGTGCTGACGGATGTGGTGAATGAGTATTTCGGGCCTAAGGCCGTAAGAAGGATCTCTTATATTGCTGTGGGGCTAATTTCTTATGCTTTCCTCATGTTTTATATCGCGATCAAGGTGCCGCCGGCTGACTGGTGGCTGGGTTCCAGCGCACAGGATGGGGTACCGAATATGCAGGATGCATTTGGAAGTATATTCGGTCAGGGCATGTGGATCATCTTTGCGAGTATCATGGCGTTTTTGGTGAGCCAGATTGTGGATGTGACGGTGTTTCATCGTATTAAGAGAGCCACAGGGGAGAAACATGTGTGGCTGAGGGCTACGGGATCTACTATAATTAGTCAGCTGGTGGATAGTTTTATCGTATTATTTATAGCTTTTAAAATAGGGAAAGACTGGAGCTGGCAGCAGGTGTTGGCGATTTGTGTGGTGAATTATACGTATAAATTTGTTATGGCGATTGCGCTAACCCCGTTAATTTACTTTTTAGAGGGACGGGTGGAAAAATATTTGGGCAAGGAGACGACGGTCAGGATGAAGGCGGCTGCTATGGGGAAGGAAGAGGCATAA
- a CDS encoding NUDIX hydrolase — MAAMFNVRVYGIMINDKKQVLVSDEYIKGNYFTKFPGGGMEFGEGTLECIVREWKEELNQDVAVVEHLYTTDFFQISAFDNETQIISIYYLVTPLSPFVAPLSKKPFDFEVPEGVTDVEAARWIDWEDFSAEAVHLPIDKVVATLVKTKYP; from the coding sequence ATGGCAGCTATGTTCAACGTACGGGTTTATGGCATTATGATCAATGACAAAAAACAAGTACTGGTTAGTGACGAATATATAAAGGGGAATTATTTTACGAAATTTCCAGGTGGTGGGATGGAGTTTGGCGAAGGAACGCTGGAATGTATTGTACGGGAATGGAAAGAAGAGTTGAATCAGGATGTAGCTGTGGTCGAGCATTTGTATACGACCGACTTTTTCCAGATCTCTGCGTTTGACAATGAGACACAGATTATTTCAATTTATTATCTTGTCACGCCACTATCGCCATTTGTAGCGCCTTTATCGAAAAAGCCATTTGATTTTGAAGTACCGGAAGGTGTGACAGATGTGGAAGCTGCCCGGTGGATTGATTGGGAAGATTTTTCTGCGGAGGCAGTACATTTGCCGATAGATAAGGTGGTGGCTACGTTGGTGAAGACGAAATATCCGTAG
- a CDS encoding magnesium transporter CorA family protein produces the protein MIQYFKNIDARTVEIKTPENGVWVNITPPLKQAEFEQLSEELDIPLDFLTDSLDIDERSRYEIEDNVKLIVIKTPTENNSFNESDAYYITIPIVIILTHNQILTVNSFDNAAINKFLNTFHNRHPEKRNMMVLKIFEKVVMNFLDYLKEINQRRNVLEQKLYDSNRNEELLYIMRIQKSLVYFVTALRSNELLLMKLERTNILGLNEDEKEFLHDLIVDTSQALEMANVYTNIMGSSMDAFASIISNNLNIVMKRLTSITIVLTFPMLVASIYGMNVDIPFQRNAHAFYIPVMISIIISVIISWYFMKKKWF, from the coding sequence ATGATCCAATACTTCAAAAATATAGACGCACGGACAGTTGAGATTAAAACCCCTGAAAACGGAGTATGGGTGAATATTACCCCTCCCCTAAAGCAGGCCGAGTTTGAACAGCTCTCTGAAGAGCTGGATATCCCGCTCGACTTCCTCACCGACTCCCTGGATATTGATGAAAGGTCCCGCTATGAGATTGAGGATAATGTGAAACTCATCGTTATCAAAACCCCGACGGAGAACAATTCTTTCAATGAAAGCGATGCTTATTATATCACGATTCCAATTGTGATCATTCTGACGCATAACCAGATCCTGACAGTCAATTCTTTCGACAACGCTGCCATCAATAAGTTCCTCAACACCTTCCATAACCGTCATCCTGAAAAGCGGAATATGATGGTGCTGAAGATCTTTGAGAAAGTAGTTATGAACTTCCTCGACTACCTGAAAGAGATCAACCAGCGCAGAAATGTATTAGAACAGAAACTCTACGACAGTAACCGAAATGAGGAGCTGCTGTACATCATGCGGATTCAGAAAAGCCTAGTGTACTTTGTGACAGCACTGCGGAGCAATGAGTTGTTGCTCATGAAACTTGAGCGAACCAACATTCTCGGGTTGAATGAAGATGAAAAGGAGTTCCTGCATGACCTGATCGTAGATACTTCCCAGGCCCTTGAAATGGCGAATGTATATACGAATATCATGGGTAGTTCTATGGATGCATTTGCAAGTATCATTTCGAATAACCTGAATATTGTGATGAAACGGCTGACTTCGATTACGATCGTGCTGACGTTTCCTATGCTGGTTGCGAGTATTTATGGGATGAATGTGGATATTCCGTTTCAGCGGAATGCACATGCGTTTTATATACCGGTGATGATTTCGATTATTATTTCGGTGATCATCAGTTGGTACTTTATGAAGAAGAAATGGTTTTAG
- the dapF gene encoding diaminopimelate epimerase, which produces MSAIHFYKYQGTGNDFVIMDNRNGQYDFLTEEQVHFLCDRRFGIGADGLMLLNRQEGYDFGMKYYNADGRESSMCGNGGRCLVAFARKMGLDSEVLRFIAIDGPHEATMKGTDWVNLKMQDVNGVEVGNLYFYLNTGSPHFVKFVEDVKALDVFEEGRQIRYNERFKAVGTNVNFVQPIDNGIFVRTYERGVEDETYSCGTGVTAAALMTSGTEEKTYTVPVQTLGGGLEVRFTKTGERAYEDIWLCGPATLVFEGEIDIPAK; this is translated from the coding sequence ATGTCAGCAATACATTTTTACAAATACCAGGGGACCGGCAATGACTTCGTCATTATGGACAATCGCAATGGCCAATATGATTTTCTCACTGAAGAACAGGTGCATTTTCTCTGTGACCGCCGCTTTGGCATCGGTGCAGATGGTTTGATGCTATTGAACAGGCAGGAAGGCTATGACTTTGGTATGAAGTATTACAATGCTGACGGCCGGGAAAGTAGCATGTGTGGCAATGGGGGCCGTTGCCTGGTGGCTTTTGCCCGTAAAATGGGATTAGATAGCGAAGTGCTGAGATTTATAGCTATTGACGGTCCGCATGAAGCGACCATGAAAGGTACTGATTGGGTAAACCTGAAAATGCAGGATGTGAATGGCGTGGAAGTAGGTAATCTTTATTTTTACCTGAATACCGGTTCACCACACTTTGTAAAGTTCGTGGAGGATGTGAAAGCCCTGGATGTATTTGAAGAAGGCAGACAGATCCGCTATAATGAGCGTTTTAAAGCGGTGGGAACGAATGTAAATTTTGTTCAGCCTATTGATAATGGCATTTTTGTTCGTACTTATGAAAGAGGTGTGGAAGATGAAACCTACTCGTGCGGAACTGGCGTTACTGCCGCTGCGCTGATGACTTCCGGCACGGAAGAGAAGACTTATACCGTTCCTGTTCAGACCCTTGGCGGTGGACTGGAAGTACGTTTTACCAAAACCGGCGAACGAGCTTATGAAGACATCTGGTTGTGTGGTCCTGCTACCCTTGTATTTGAAGGAGAGATCGATATACCGGCTAAATAA